Part of the Solirubrobacterales bacterium genome is shown below.
GCAGAGCGAGTTCGACGGAGTCGAGATCGCCCACGACTCGACGCGGGCGGTGCCGGTGCTGCTGCACGGTGATGCCGCCTTCCCCGGCCAGGGGGTGGTGGCCGAAACGCTGAACCTCGGCAACGTCCCCGGATACACCGTCGGCGGGACGATCCACATCATCGAAAACAACCAGATCGGTTTCACCACCGATCCGATCGACTCGCGCTCAACCCCGTACGCAGCCGATATCGCCAAGGGTTACAACATCCCGGTTCTCCACGTGAACGCCGACGACGTGGAGGCCTGTTCGCACGCGATGCGCCTGGCGATGGCCTGGCGGGAACGCTGGAAGAAGGACATCGTGATCGACGTGATCGGGTACCGGCGATACGGCCACAACGAGACCGACGAGCCTGCGTACACCCAGCCCGTGATGGCGGCCAAGATCAAGTCTCACAAGCCCGCTTCCGAGCTCTACGCGGCCGAGTTGATCAAACAGAAGGTGGTTACAGCCGACGAGGTCGAACAGATCAGGAAGCAGCGGCATGACGAGCTGCGGGAGACCCTCGGCGCCCTCCGCGAGAAGATGGATGCCGGGGTCTACGAGGACCCGACGATGACCGCCGTTGGTACCGGCGAGCTCGACCGCTCGGCCAGCCCGCCGGTCGAGACCGCGGTCTCCGCCGAAACCCTCAGGGAACTGAATCAGGCCCTGATCGAGGTCCCCTCCAGCTTCGCGATCCACCGCAAGTTGCGGAAACCGCTCACCCGCAGGATCGAGATGATCGAGGAGGGCCGGATCGAGTTCGCCCATGCCGAGTCGCTCGCCCTGGCCTCACTGCTGACCGAGGGTGTCCACATCCGGATGACGGGACAGGACACCGAGCGTGGCACCTTCTCCCAGCGGCACCTGGTGCTCCACGACGAGAAGACCGGGCTCGAGTACGCCCCGATCCAGCATCTGGAGCAGGCCACGGCACCACTTGAGCTGTACAACAGTCCGCTCTCGGAGACCGCTTGCCTCGGCTACGAGTACGGATATGCGTCATCGAACCCGGACTCGCTGGTGCTCTGGGAGGCACAGTTCGGTGACTTCGCCAACTCCGCCCAGGTGATCATCGACAGCTTCATCGCCTCCGGTGAATCCAAATGGGGTCTGACCTCGCGGACCACCCTGCTGCTCCCGCACGGCCACGAAGGGGCGGGACCCGAGCACTCCTCGGCCCGGGTGGAACGCTTCCTTTCGCTGGCGGCCGAAGGTTCGATGCGGGTCGCCTACCCGTCGACGGCAGCCCAGTACTTCCATCTACTCAGGCGTCAGGCAAAGATCCGCAAGCCCCGTCCGCTGATCGTGTTCACCCCGAAGGGCCTGCTCCGGCGGGAGGAAGCTGCCTCCACAATCGAACAACTCTCGGAGGAGCATTTCCACTTCATTCTCGATGACCCGCGGGCAACTGCACGTCGGGAGAAGATCGAACGACTGGTGCTCTGCACCGGCCGCATCTACTACGACATCGATTCATCCGAAACCAGATCAGGCGCCGAGAATGTCGCGGTGGCCCGGGTTGAGCTGCTCTACCCGTTTGCCCGGTCGCAGCTGAGCAAGCTGATCGAGTCCTACCCCAACCTGAAGGAAGTGATCTGGGTCCAGGAAGAACCGAGCAACATGGGTGCCTGGAGCGTGATGCGTCGTCGCCTGCCCGGGATCATGCCGGAGGAGGTAAAGCTGAGCTACATCGGACGGCCGGAGCGGTCCAGTCCGAGCGAGGGCTACTCGGTGGCCCACCTCCGCGAGCAGGAGCGGATCGTCCTCTCCGCACTCACCCCGGGCACGTAGCTACCGACGACAGGCTCACTCTGTCGGGTGATCCAGCCCGAACCGGGAACTGCCGACCCTCCGGTTTGACCGGACGCGGCGGAACCTGTAAGATGCCCTCGAAGTCCGCATTGCAAGGGAGATCAGGGAAGGAGCATGATCGGACCAAGTGCCCCGGAGGGCGCTTGCACAGGGAAAATTTCCAGGCTCGCCCCGGTGACTGATCCAGTTCCGGTGGCGTCCGCGTCGGCATCCCTCCCTGGCTACCGACGCGCCGGGTGCGGCGAGACCGTGTGACCACCCTGCTCGCACGGTCTCGCCCCCCGGAACTTTCCGAAGCGGGCACCGCCTCGGAACCAGACCTCAACCCGACCCCGGTGGGGCCCTCTGGTGCCTGTACGGATACTCATTGGCCCCACCCCGATCGCACTCTCGAGGGTGGGGCCCTCAGATATCCCCGGGGATACCGGTTGGCCCCACCCATGTTGGACCGGAGGTGCTTCTTCGGTGGGTGACCGGCCGCGGTCTCGCGGCTTTCCCCGTCAGTTCCTGGCCTTGAGGTCCCTCAGTACCGTCTGGAGGATGCCGCCGTTCTGGATGTAGCGGACCTCGTTCGGGGTGTCGAGCCGGACCTTCGCCTCGAAGGTGATCGGGTCGTCACCGTCGCGGGTCGCGGTCACCTCGACCGTCTTGGCCTCGCCGTCCTTCAGGTCACCGATCGTGATCACCTCTTCACCGGTCAGATCGAGTGAACCGGCAGTCTCGCCGGCCGGGAACTGGAGCGGCACCACGCCCATCCCGATCAGGTTGGAACGGTGGATCCGCTCGTAGCTTTCGGCGATCACCGCACGCACCCCGAGCAGGTTGGTGCCCTTGGCCGCCCAGTCACGGGAGGAGCCGGAGCCGTACTCCTTGCCGGCCAGCACCACCAGCGGCACACCCTCTTCCGCATACCGCATCGCCGCCTCGTGGATCGAGGTCTCCTCCCCGTCCGGGAAGTGACGGGTGAACCCACCGGCCTTCTCGACCAGCTGGTTGCGCAGCCGGATGTTGGCGAAGGTGCCACGCACCATCACCTCATGATTGCCGCGTCGGGAGCCGTACGAGTTGAACTCGACCGGCTTCACACCCTGCTCGATCAGCCACTGGCCGGCCGGGCTCGACCTCTTGATCGCCCCGGCCGGGGAGATGTGGTCGGTGGTGATCGAGTCACCGAGCAGGGCCAGCACCCGGGCGTTCTCGACCGGTTCGAGGCCGGGCGGGTCGGCCGGCATCGACTCGAAGAAGGAGGGCTGGCGCACGTAGGTGGAGTCCGGCCAGGTGTAACGGTCGCCCTCGGGCACCTTCACGTCCTTCCACTCCTGCTGGCCCTCGAAGATGTCGCCGTACTCCTGATCGAACATCTCCTTGCGGATCGATTCACCGACGATCGCCGCCACCTCGTCCGGGTCGGGCCAGATGTCCTTCAGGAAGACCGGGTTGCCGTCCCCGTCCTCGCCGAGCGGATCGTTCTGGATATCCACGTCCATGCGCCCGACCAGGCTGTAGGCGACCACCAGAGGTGGTGACGCCAGATAGTTGGCTTTGGTGTCCTGGTGGATGCGGCCCTCGAAGTTGCGGTTGCCGGAAAGCACCGAGCAGACGACCAGGTCCTTGGCGTTGATCGCCTCCGAGATCTCCGGTTCCAGCGGTCCCGAGTTGCCGATGCAGGTGGTGCAGCCGTAGCCGACCGTGTTGAACTGGAGCTGTTCGAGGAAGGCGGTAAGGCCGGCCTGTTCCAGATAGTCGGTGACCACCTTCGACCCGGGGGCGAGCGAGGTTTTCACCCACGGCTTCCGGGTCAAGCCCTTCTCCACGGCATTCCTCGCGAGCAGCCCGGCGCCGATCATCACGTCCGGGTTGGAGGTGTTGGTACAGGAGGTGATCGCCGCGATCACCACCCGCCCGTGATCGAGGTCGAAAGAGGTGCCGTCCTGGAGGGTGACCGGAACCGAGTCCTGGCTGGTCGGCTCGGCCGCCTCCATGGTTGCGGCATGAACCGGCCGGCCGGCCGGGTGGGAGTGACCTTCGGCGGGCGGATCGGAGGCGGGAAAGGACTCGTCCAGGGCTTCATCCAGCGGACTGAGTTCGGCCGCCGCCTCGCCATTGAACTCGCCGAGGACATTCAGAAAGGCCGGTTTTGCATCGGTCAGCGAGATCCGGTCCTGGGGCCGCTTCGGACCGGCGATCGAGGGAACCACCGATCCGAGATCCAGCTCCAGCACGTCGGTGAAGACCGGATCCTCCGAGTCCGCGGTGTGGAACATCCCCTGTTCACGGGCGTAGGCGTCAACCAGGGCGATCGCGTCGGTCGGACGGGCGGTCAGCTCCAGGTAGCGAAGGGTCTCGGCGTCCGGCGGGCAGATCGCCGCGGTCGAACCGAACTCCGGCGACATGTTGCCGAGGGTGGCCCGGTTGGCCAGCGGCAGGGTCGGCAGGCCGGGACCGTAGAACTGGACGAAAGCCCCGACCACCCCGCGCTCGCGCAGCATCTCGGTGACGGTCAGGACCAGGTCGGTGGCGGTGGCCGCCGGGGGCAGCTGGCCGTGAAGTTTGAAGCCGATCACCTGCGGCAGCAGCATCGAGACCGGCTGGCCGAGCATCGCAGCCTCGGCCTCGATTCCGCCGACTCCCCAGCCGAGCACGCCCAGTCCGTTGACCATGGTGGTGTGCGAATCGGTGCCGACCAGGGTGTCGGGGTAGGCCTGCCAGATCCCCTCCCGCTCCTTGCGGTAGACGACCTGGGAGATGTACTCGAGATTGACCTGGTGGCAGATGCCGGTGGCCGGCGGCACCACCCGGAAATTGTCAAACGAGTCCTGACCCCACTTGAGGAACTCGTAGCGCTCACGGTTGCGGTGAAACTCCCGTTCGGCGTTGACCGCCAGTGCGGTTGCGGTCCCGAACTCGTCCACCTGGACCGAGTGGTCGATCACCAGATCGACGTCGACCAGCGGGTTGATCTTGCGGGCGTCGCCACCGATCTCGTCCATCGCGTCGCGCATCGCGGCCAGATCAACCACCGCGGGCACCCCGGTGAAGTCCTGCATCAGCACCCGGGCGGGCTGGTACGGGATCTCGACCGAGGGCTCCGCCTTTGCGTCCCACGAGGCG
Proteins encoded:
- a CDS encoding aconitate hydratase; this translates as MSTTNSFGARSSISVDGREYEIYRLDALQAKYDVARLPYPIKVLLENVLRLEDGVTVTAADVEAIASWDAKAEPSVEIPYQPARVLMQDFTGVPAVVDLAAMRDAMDEIGGDARKINPLVDVDLVIDHSVQVDEFGTATALAVNAEREFHRNRERYEFLKWGQDSFDNFRVVPPATGICHQVNLEYISQVVYRKEREGIWQAYPDTLVGTDSHTTMVNGLGVLGWGVGGIEAEAAMLGQPVSMLLPQVIGFKLHGQLPPAATATDLVLTVTEMLRERGVVGAFVQFYGPGLPTLPLANRATLGNMSPEFGSTAAICPPDAETLRYLELTARPTDAIALVDAYAREQGMFHTADSEDPVFTDVLELDLGSVVPSIAGPKRPQDRISLTDAKPAFLNVLGEFNGEAAAELSPLDEALDESFPASDPPAEGHSHPAGRPVHAATMEAAEPTSQDSVPVTLQDGTSFDLDHGRVVIAAITSCTNTSNPDVMIGAGLLARNAVEKGLTRKPWVKTSLAPGSKVVTDYLEQAGLTAFLEQLQFNTVGYGCTTCIGNSGPLEPEISEAINAKDLVVCSVLSGNRNFEGRIHQDTKANYLASPPLVVAYSLVGRMDVDIQNDPLGEDGDGNPVFLKDIWPDPDEVAAIVGESIRKEMFDQEYGDIFEGQQEWKDVKVPEGDRYTWPDSTYVRQPSFFESMPADPPGLEPVENARVLALLGDSITTDHISPAGAIKRSSPAGQWLIEQGVKPVEFNSYGSRRGNHEVMVRGTFANIRLRNQLVEKAGGFTRHFPDGEETSIHEAAMRYAEEGVPLVVLAGKEYGSGSSRDWAAKGTNLLGVRAVIAESYERIHRSNLIGMGVVPLQFPAGETAGSLDLTGEEVITIGDLKDGEAKTVEVTATRDGDDPITFEAKVRLDTPNEVRYIQNGGILQTVLRDLKARN